The following proteins come from a genomic window of Desulfobacterales bacterium:
- a CDS encoding DUF4178 domain-containing protein codes for MSVINFLKSLFKVHEIKSPDPISGLLLSTLKKGYCVDYDLKSWLVTAKNHYDWGDGDITYEWQLKSADDTIYLERDPDDEDVWTVSKKINFASVDPTIKERFATHEDPPEKIVFENNTYYLEETGAGKFYSDKNMTGLPLIKWDFADDFGINFISIEQWGEHEFEASTGIKVEEYEFDNILPSANQLE; via the coding sequence ATGAGTGTTATTAATTTTTTAAAAAGCCTTTTTAAAGTCCATGAAATAAAAAGTCCTGATCCTATTTCAGGTTTATTGTTGAGTACTCTTAAAAAAGGGTATTGCGTAGATTACGACCTTAAAAGTTGGTTAGTAACTGCTAAAAATCATTATGATTGGGGAGATGGAGATATTACTTATGAATGGCAGCTTAAAAGCGCTGATGACACAATTTATCTTGAAAGGGACCCTGATGATGAAGATGTTTGGACAGTTAGCAAAAAAATAAATTTTGCTTCCGTTGACCCAACAATAAAAGAGCGCTTTGCTACACATGAGGACCCACCTGAAAAGATAGTATTTGAAAACAACACATACTATCTTGAGGAAACTGGTGCTGGCAAATTTTATTCAGATAAAAATATGACCGGTCTGCCTTTAATCAAATGGGATTTTGCCGATGATTTCGGAATAAACTTTATATCGATTGAGCAATGGGGAGAACACGAATTCGAAGCATCAACAGGAATTAAAGTAGAGGAATACGAATTTGATAATATACTTCCAAGTGCAAATCAATTAGAATAA
- a CDS encoding PspA/IM30 family protein — protein sequence MSIFRRLFKIGQAEANSALDKIEDPIRMTEQGIRDLKKDLQSAMTSLAEVKGISIRTRREADNKKSLATEYERKAMLLLQKMQKGEMSAPDAERLATEALSRKEEQAQEALRLTQEATRHEQMANNLQANVNKIKSTISTYENELTTLRARAKTAESTKKINQQLAKMDSSGTIAMLEKMKAKVEEDETLAIAYGEMASTETSVDDEINAALKSGTNIAASDSLLELKKKLGISS from the coding sequence ATGTCTATTTTTAGAAGACTTTTTAAAATTGGCCAAGCAGAAGCTAATAGCGCATTAGATAAAATAGAGGACCCAATTAGAATGACGGAACAAGGAATAAGAGATTTAAAAAAAGACCTGCAAAGTGCTATGACAAGTCTTGCAGAAGTAAAAGGTATTTCAATTAGAACTCGCAGAGAAGCTGACAATAAAAAGAGTCTTGCAACAGAGTATGAAAGGAAAGCTATGCTACTTCTTCAAAAAATGCAAAAAGGCGAAATGTCTGCTCCTGATGCAGAAAGACTTGCAACAGAAGCTCTTTCACGCAAAGAAGAACAAGCGCAAGAGGCTTTAAGATTAACTCAAGAAGCGACTCGCCATGAGCAAATGGCTAATAATCTTCAAGCGAATGTTAATAAAATTAAATCAACTATATCTACTTACGAAAATGAGCTAACTACATTAAGAGCAAGGGCTAAAACAGCTGAATCCACTAAAAAGATAAATCAGCAACTTGCTAAAATGGATTCAAGTGGAACAATTGCTATGCTCGAAAAAATGAAAGCAAAGGTTGAAGAAGATGAAACGCTTGCAATTGCCTATGGAGAAATGGCAAGCACTGAAACAAGCGTAGATGATGAAATAAATGCTGCTCTTAAAAGCGGAACAAATATTGCTGCATCTGACAGTTTATTAGAATTAAAAAAGAAACTTGGAATATCATCATAG
- a CDS encoding YbjN domain-containing protein — MNKFELVKHYLHEMNIAIIDEDLDKELVIVEDEENGIKNLIIDCEYPIVIIEQVIMKINPDSHEIFKRLLQINRELVHGAFVLNEDGDMILFRDTLELENLDRNELEGSIRAISIALSEHADELIKYAI, encoded by the coding sequence ATGAACAAATTCGAATTAGTTAAGCATTATCTTCACGAAATGAATATTGCTATCATTGATGAAGACTTAGACAAAGAACTTGTAATAGTTGAAGATGAAGAAAATGGAATTAAAAATTTAATTATTGACTGTGAATATCCAATAGTAATAATTGAGCAGGTAATAATGAAGATAAACCCAGATAGCCATGAAATTTTTAAACGACTTCTTCAAATAAACAGGGAGCTTGTACATGGAGCTTTTGTTTTAAATGAAGATGGGGATATGATTTTATTTAGAGATACCCTTGAACTTGAAAATCTTGATAGAAATGAGCTTGAAGGATCTATAAGGGCAATAAGTATAGCTCTTTCAGAACATGCTGATGAATTAATTAAATACGCTATATAA